The DNA sequence TTCGCGCTTGACCATCCCTTTCGCTTTTTTGGGATCTTCTACCTGATCGCAAATGGCGGCCCGATAACCGGCATGAATCAGCTTATAGAGATAACTGTCCAGCGAGTGATGAGGGAACCCGGCCATGGGGATCGGGTTGCTGGAATTTTTATCGCGACTGGTGAGTGTGATTCCCAGAATGCGGGCTGCGATTTCCGCGTCTTCGTAAAACAGCTCATAGAAGTCACCCATCCGAAACAATAACAGTGTTCCCGGATTCTGGTGTTTGACTTCCAGATACCGCTCCATCATCGGGGTCAGCTTCTTGCCTGTTTTTGCCATGCGTCCTGATTTTCTCTGACAGTGAGCTATTACAATTCGGGATTACTTTTTCAGTCGCTTTTCCGGAAAAAGAGTGCTGACACTGGTTCGGTCATGAATGGACCGGATCGCGGCAGCAAAGGAATGGGCAACTGAAATGATTTCAATGTTATCCGGCAGGGGATCGATCTGTGATTCAATGGTATTGGTCATAAACATCTTTTTCAAAGGACTCTGGCCAATTCGTTCGGCTGCTCCTCTGGATAAAACCCCATGCGTGACTGCGGCATAGATGTCTTTGGCACCTTTGTTTTTCAGCAGTTCGGCCATGCTGATCAGGGTGCGACCGGTGATCGTAAAGTCGTCGACCAGGATGACGTTTTTCCCTGCCACCTCACCGATGACTTCCAGCATCTCGACGGTTTCGGAGTGATCTTTACGCATCTTGTTACCGATGACCACCGGTGCTCCCAGCAGCTTCGCAAAATCAGAGGCTTCCTTGGCGAATCCAACATCGGGACTGCAGACGACCAGATCCTCAATTTTGAGTTTGCGGATGTGATCGCTGATGACATGTCGTCCGTACAGATGATCGACGGGGACACTGAAGAATCCCTGGATCTGGGGACTGTGCAGATCCATGGTCAGGACGCGGTCGGCACCCGCCACTTCGATGGCGTCTGCACAGACTCGCGCTCGGATGGATACGCGGGGTTCGTCTTTCTTATCGCCCTTGGCATAACTGAAGAAGGGGATGACGGCTGTGATCTGCTGGGCACTGGCCCGTTTGAGGGCATCAATCCAGAACAGAAGTTCAACGAAGTTGTCATTAACCGGGGAATGGACACCCTGGATGATGTAGGCATCGCGGCCTCGGACATTCTCGAGGATCCGGACAAAAATATTACCCTCGCTGAACTTGTGCGCTTCACAGGGTGTCAGCCGAATGCCTAACTCATCAGCGATTGCTTTTGCGAGCAGCGGGTTGCCGGAACCGGCCATGATGGTCAGGTCGCCTTGGGGAGGTTGGAAAGACTGGACGCGGGGCCCTCTGGATAATGGGTTGGGAGATTGTGACATTAAATAATAGATCAATCAAACGGGGCAATTACTCGCCTGAAACGCGACTATTCCCGGGAATTCTTGAATATTTGGCTTCGCTCCATTCACGAAGAAATGCAGACTCCATAATATCGATGCTGAATGGCAAAACAAGCGAACGCCTGCCATTATCCTCAAGGATGGTTCCAAGAGTGAGAGTTTCGTCGGTAATATTGACACCACACTGGTTACTCAGGGTGAAACCTCCGAATTTTGCCCGCAAACGATGTTGAGATATCTAAAATGACAGAAAGAATTTACAACTTTTCTGCGGGACCTGCAGCGCTCCCGTTACCCGTTCTCGAACAGGCTCAGAAAGATTTGATCTCTCTGGGCGATACCGGTATCGGAATTCTGGAGCACTCCCATC is a window from the Gimesia benthica genome containing:
- a CDS encoding ribose-phosphate diphosphokinase, which encodes MSQSPNPLSRGPRVQSFQPPQGDLTIMAGSGNPLLAKAIADELGIRLTPCEAHKFSEGNIFVRILENVRGRDAYIIQGVHSPVNDNFVELLFWIDALKRASAQQITAVIPFFSYAKGDKKDEPRVSIRARVCADAIEVAGADRVLTMDLHSPQIQGFFSVPVDHLYGRHVISDHIRKLKIEDLVVCSPDVGFAKEASDFAKLLGAPVVIGNKMRKDHSETVEMLEVIGEVAGKNVILVDDFTITGRTLISMAELLKNKGAKDIYAAVTHGVLSRGAAERIGQSPLKKMFMTNTIESQIDPLPDNIEIISVAHSFAAAIRSIHDRTSVSTLFPEKRLKK